A window of Chitinophaga sp. MM2321 contains these coding sequences:
- a CDS encoding SGNH/GDSL hydrolase family protein, whose protein sequence is MNKGFIFLSVLVCLVFIQCATPQLHNTQEALVTRSVITSTKGICIGNSTVAAYLGGAAVASLLFTDEEIAKGYSCHSLAVPGHTIYQQLNAWKAYQDKDQADWIIIEIGLNDLKPTDALDATLDRYQKLIDTINLTKKTGAKLLLATMTPCKQRLINIYKENAMVSYKKWMAMNNAIMGKGPHAITGVDHRFNGHTIMLMDKAGNLKAEYEVPEKDRIHENTAGRLIIASHWRLALAAAGYLP, encoded by the coding sequence ATGAATAAAGGATTTATTTTTCTTTCAGTTTTAGTTTGTTTGGTTTTCATACAATGCGCCACTCCGCAGCTGCATAATACACAGGAAGCCCTGGTTACCAGGTCCGTCATTACGTCAACAAAAGGAATCTGTATCGGTAACAGCACCGTAGCTGCTTATCTTGGTGGCGCTGCCGTAGCTTCGCTTTTATTTACCGATGAAGAAATAGCAAAGGGATATTCCTGTCACTCTCTCGCCGTACCTGGTCATACTATTTATCAACAGCTAAATGCCTGGAAAGCCTACCAGGACAAGGACCAGGCCGATTGGATCATTATTGAAATAGGACTGAACGACTTAAAACCTACTGATGCACTTGATGCCACTCTTGACCGGTATCAAAAATTAATTGACACCATTAACTTAACCAAAAAAACCGGTGCAAAACTGTTGCTCGCCACCATGACGCCCTGCAAGCAAAGATTAATTAATATCTACAAAGAAAATGCAATGGTATCCTATAAAAAATGGATGGCTATGAACAATGCTATTATGGGGAAAGGTCCACATGCAATTACCGGAGTGGATCATAGATTTAACGGGCATACAATTATGCTTATGGATAAAGCAGGTAATCTGAAAGCGGAATACGAAGTGCCGGAAAAAGATCGTATACACGAAAACACAGCGGGGCGTTTGATCATTGCGAGCCATTGGCGGCTGGCGCTGGCGGCAGCAGGGTATTTGCCATAA
- the mnmE gene encoding tRNA uridine-5-carboxymethylaminomethyl(34) synthesis GTPase MnmE — translation MLGKLTGFDDTIVAPATAAGVGAIAVIRLSGNRAYDICNALFPAKDLQRQASHTLHFGSIVAAGKLIDEVVVSLYKGPRSYTGEDVIEISCHGSPYIQQQIIDATIQAGARLAKPGEFTQRAFLNGKLDLTQAESVADLIASNSAASHQTAMQQMRGGFSKELHALREQLITFSALIELELDFSQEDVEFADRTRLYALVTNATGVLQHLIDSFRMGNVIKNGVNTAIVGKPNAGKSTLLNTLLNENRAIVSEIAGTTRDTIEEILNIEGILFRLIDTAGIRESLDSIESIGVQRTMEKIKEAGVVVYLFDVNELTATDIRNQVAAFKADNINYLLVGNKTDILGETTVEIKFAGITDMLFISAKNHAHIQDLKDALVHKVLSGDINTEDTIITNARHHTALQEVLKSLHDVKQGMDNGLPGDLLALDIRRCLHYLGEITGEVTNEDRLDYIFSKFCIGK, via the coding sequence ATGCTGGGAAAATTAACAGGATTTGATGATACCATCGTAGCACCGGCTACTGCAGCAGGTGTAGGCGCTATTGCCGTGATCAGGCTGAGTGGCAACCGCGCCTATGATATCTGTAATGCCTTATTCCCCGCAAAGGACCTGCAGCGGCAAGCCAGTCATACCCTTCATTTTGGTAGCATCGTAGCGGCCGGGAAACTCATTGACGAAGTGGTGGTAAGCCTGTATAAAGGCCCCCGTTCCTATACCGGTGAAGACGTGATCGAGATCTCCTGTCATGGCTCCCCCTATATCCAGCAACAAATCATTGACGCCACCATACAGGCCGGCGCCCGTTTGGCCAAACCGGGAGAATTCACCCAGCGCGCCTTCCTGAACGGGAAACTGGACCTTACCCAGGCCGAATCAGTAGCTGACCTGATAGCCAGCAACTCCGCCGCTTCACATCAGACCGCTATGCAACAAATGCGTGGTGGCTTCTCCAAAGAACTCCATGCCCTGCGGGAGCAGCTGATCACCTTTTCCGCCCTGATAGAGCTGGAGTTGGACTTCAGCCAGGAAGATGTGGAATTTGCCGATAGAACCCGCTTATATGCCCTTGTAACCAATGCCACCGGTGTGCTCCAACACCTGATAGATTCTTTCCGCATGGGGAACGTCATCAAAAACGGAGTTAACACCGCCATCGTAGGTAAGCCCAACGCCGGGAAATCTACGCTACTGAATACCCTGCTCAACGAAAACCGGGCTATCGTCAGCGAGATCGCCGGCACTACCCGCGATACCATCGAAGAGATCCTGAATATAGAAGGCATTCTCTTCCGCCTTATTGATACTGCCGGCATCCGCGAAAGCCTGGACAGCATAGAAAGTATCGGGGTACAGAGAACAATGGAGAAGATTAAAGAAGCCGGCGTTGTTGTATATCTTTTTGATGTGAACGAACTAACTGCTACGGATATACGTAATCAGGTGGCCGCGTTTAAAGCAGATAATATAAATTATTTGCTCGTCGGCAACAAAACAGATATACTTGGCGAAACTACTGTTGAGATAAAGTTTGCCGGCATCACAGACATGCTCTTTATCTCTGCAAAAAATCATGCCCACATCCAGGACCTCAAAGATGCACTTGTACACAAAGTGTTGTCAGGAGATATCAATACAGAAGATACCATCATCACCAATGCACGTCATCATACCGCTTTACAGGAAGTACTGAAATCACTACACGACGTGAAACAAGGCATGGACAACGGCTTGCCGGGAGATCTGCTGGCACTGGACATACGCAGGTGTTTGCACTATCTCGGGGAGATAACTGGTGAAGTAACGAATGAAGATAGACTGGATTATATTTTTAGTAAGTTTTGTATTGGGAAGTAA
- a CDS encoding energy transducer TonB, with protein sequence MDSAKVLKSDFLDILFDNRNKEYGAYELRKHYDKRVRNAILGTVSLFLVFFATYLIANWVKASEGDNLKKPVIQEIKMEDVKLPDDPKTPPPPPPPPAPPPPVKPSVQFTPPVIKKDNEVPPEEEPPKHEDIKDKSISTKTVEGDPNGIDAGLLEDSKGTGVVEAPPAPAKEEIFTFVEQPPTFPGGEEALAKYLSKNIRYPRVAQENGISGTVFVQFVVDSEGNIKDVKTVGAAKGGGLEEEAVRVVKTMPKWKAGKQNGRQVSVQFNLPIRFTLQE encoded by the coding sequence ATGGATTCAGCTAAAGTCTTAAAGTCCGATTTTCTGGATATCCTGTTTGACAACAGGAATAAGGAATATGGGGCTTATGAACTGAGGAAGCATTATGATAAACGTGTGCGGAACGCCATTTTAGGCACTGTATCCCTGTTTCTCGTCTTCTTCGCGACATACCTCATAGCGAACTGGGTAAAAGCCTCAGAGGGAGATAATCTCAAAAAGCCTGTTATCCAGGAAATCAAGATGGAGGATGTGAAGTTACCGGATGATCCGAAGACTCCACCACCACCTCCACCACCGCCGGCACCGCCGCCGCCGGTAAAACCGTCAGTACAGTTCACTCCTCCGGTGATCAAAAAGGATAATGAAGTACCACCGGAAGAAGAACCTCCAAAACACGAGGATATCAAAGACAAATCCATCAGCACCAAAACTGTGGAAGGTGATCCGAACGGTATCGACGCCGGATTGCTGGAAGACAGTAAAGGTACGGGTGTGGTAGAAGCTCCTCCTGCTCCTGCAAAAGAAGAAATTTTCACTTTCGTAGAGCAGCCTCCTACCTTCCCAGGTGGTGAGGAAGCACTTGCCAAGTATCTGAGCAAAAACATCCGTTATCCACGCGTAGCGCAGGAAAATGGTATCTCCGGTACTGTGTTTGTACAGTTTGTGGTAGATTCTGAAGGAAACATTAAAGATGTGAAAACAGTAGGCGCCGCAAAAGGTGGTGGCCTGGAAGAAGAAGCTGTGCGTGTGGTGAAAACCATGCCTAAATGGAAAGCTGGTAAACAAAATGGTCGCCAGGTTTCTGTACAGTTTAACTTACCGATCCGCTTTACTTTGCAAGAGTAG
- a CDS encoding biopolymer transporter ExbD: MAEMDTSSSGGKGKHGGTKSKKHSTRVDMTPMVDLGFLLITFFMLTTTMSKPKTMDLIMPKDTENEKEQNKVKESTALTILLGKDNRVYYYAGLAQDPNASADPDFFKATSFAAKGGIRDEIIKKRDEVAKLRNAKGEPEDVVVIIKADNDATYMNFVDILDEMAINRIQRYATVDISDQDKTWIKQTETANSAK; encoded by the coding sequence ATGGCAGAAATGGATACCAGTAGTAGTGGTGGGAAAGGGAAACACGGAGGTACGAAATCGAAGAAACATTCTACCCGTGTGGATATGACGCCCATGGTGGATTTAGGTTTTCTGTTGATCACCTTCTTCATGCTTACCACTACCATGTCCAAGCCCAAAACAATGGACTTGATCATGCCAAAAGATACCGAGAATGAGAAGGAGCAGAACAAAGTAAAAGAAAGTACTGCTTTGACCATTTTACTCGGAAAAGACAATCGAGTGTATTATTACGCAGGTTTAGCACAAGACCCGAATGCATCTGCAGATCCGGACTTCTTTAAAGCAACCAGTTTTGCCGCCAAAGGAGGTATCAGAGATGAGATCATCAAAAAGCGGGACGAAGTAGCCAAACTGAGGAATGCAAAAGGCGAACCCGAAGACGTGGTTGTGATTATAAAAGCGGATAACGACGCTACTTATATGAACTTTGTGGATATTCTGGACGAAATGGCTATCAACCGTATCCAACGTTACGCTACTGTTGATATCAGCGATCAGGATAAAACCTGGATTAAGCAGACAGAAACTGCTAATAGTGCTAAATAG
- a CDS encoding biopolymer transporter ExbD, with translation MPKVKMPRKSTLVDMTAMCDVAFLLLTFFMLATKFKPDEPVTVVTPSSINTTLLPDSDVLLFTVDKDGRVFFSMDGQPKRKKLIEDLNTQYKLGLTDKEVKNFVTGASVGTPIKDLKTYLSMGEAERKTAGLDKGIPTDSANNELAAWIEYGMAAQGGNFNKLKYCIKADNATPYPKIKEILDTFKKKHIQKLNLVTNLKAAPPGTAAYEEEHAPAKK, from the coding sequence ATGCCAAAAGTTAAAATGCCAAGGAAAAGCACGCTAGTTGACATGACAGCAATGTGTGATGTGGCTTTTCTGCTATTAACTTTCTTTATGCTGGCAACTAAGTTCAAACCGGATGAACCGGTAACGGTAGTTACCCCGTCCTCTATTAACACGACCCTTTTGCCTGATTCTGATGTGTTGTTATTCACAGTAGATAAAGACGGAAGAGTGTTTTTCAGCATGGATGGCCAGCCTAAAAGAAAAAAGCTGATCGAAGATCTGAACACGCAGTATAAACTGGGACTGACTGACAAGGAAGTTAAAAACTTTGTAACAGGTGCCAGCGTTGGTACACCGATTAAAGATCTGAAGACTTACCTCTCTATGGGAGAGGCGGAGCGTAAAACAGCAGGTCTTGATAAAGGCATTCCTACGGATTCTGCGAATAACGAATTAGCCGCCTGGATTGAGTATGGTATGGCAGCACAAGGTGGCAACTTCAATAAACTGAAGTATTGTATCAAGGCTGACAACGCTACTCCTTATCCTAAGATCAAGGAGATTCTGGATACTTTCAAAAAGAAGCATATTCAGAAACTGAACCTGGTGACTAATCTGAAGGCAGCGCCTCCGGGTACGGCAGCGTACGAAGAGGAACATGCTCCGGCGAAGAAGTAA
- a CDS encoding MotA/TolQ/ExbB proton channel family protein, whose translation MAETKTTVTAATAKASSHQPKKSSNLFAGLAVPICLVAGFLFFFFVLGNPANFQGNNPDGHPIDSGIGKWLGTIYKGGLVVPVLISVLLICLTFVIERFLYLAKAKGKFSGSELVRKVQYHLANKNVDAALAECDKQKGSVGNVLKAGLKKYKEMISNTELDVEQKVVSIKNEIEETTALELPMMEKNLVFLSTIASVATLLGLFGTVLGMIKAFAAMSSGGAPDSAQLALGISEALINTALGIGTSAIAIIMYNYFTTNIDSITYAIDESGFTLTQSFAANHK comes from the coding sequence ATGGCTGAGACTAAAACAACTGTGACTGCAGCTACAGCTAAGGCTTCTTCTCATCAACCTAAAAAGTCATCCAACCTGTTCGCAGGCTTGGCTGTACCGATCTGCTTAGTAGCAGGGTTTCTGTTTTTCTTTTTTGTATTAGGTAATCCAGCCAACTTCCAGGGTAATAATCCAGACGGGCATCCGATTGATTCTGGTATTGGAAAATGGTTAGGTACCATTTACAAGGGTGGTTTAGTAGTACCTGTTCTGATTTCTGTATTGCTGATCTGTCTGACTTTCGTAATTGAGCGTTTCCTTTACCTGGCAAAAGCAAAAGGTAAATTCAGCGGTTCTGAACTGGTACGTAAAGTACAGTATCACCTGGCAAACAAAAACGTTGACGCGGCTTTGGCTGAGTGTGACAAACAGAAAGGTTCTGTAGGAAATGTACTGAAAGCTGGTCTGAAAAAGTATAAGGAAATGATTTCCAATACTGAGTTGGATGTAGAGCAGAAAGTAGTTAGTATCAAGAACGAAATTGAAGAAACAACAGCACTGGAACTGCCAATGATGGAAAAGAACCTGGTATTCTTATCTACTATTGCATCAGTAGCAACCCTGTTGGGTCTGTTCGGAACAGTATTAGGTATGATCAAGGCGTTTGCGGCGATGTCTTCCGGTGGTGCACCAGATTCTGCACAGCTGGCGTTAGGTATCTCTGAAGCATTGATCAACACTGCACTGGGTATCGGTACATCTGCTATCGCTATCATCATGTACAACTACTTTACTACCAATATCGATAGCATCACTTATGCTATTGACGAATCTGGCTTTACTTTGACACAGAGCTTTGCTGCAAATCACAAATAG
- a CDS encoding zinc-dependent metalloprotease, with the protein MHKSIPHKLMIAMAAAICLSSTVYNSANAQRKKNSSTPPVTTSAAKDSTGKPPMIKPGPKPGVKPFADVITNKAKADSGLFNIYKQDDRYFFEIHDSLLSRDVLVVNRISKSAAGLRVRMMGFSGDIIGENVIRFEKGPNDRIFLKNISYADVSKDSSQPMFTAVMNSNLQPIVAAFDIKAFSKDSSGSIIDLTEYISGDNDILFFDGGLKMMMKLGSVQPDKSYISDVVSYPMNTEIKTVKTYTKSGQSLPGAPPSGGGFATVELNSSIVLLPKVPMEPRYFDPRVGYFTTGVTDFDADPQGVKKLQMITRWRLEPKAEDMEKYKRGELVEPKKPIVFYIDPATPEKWRQYLILGVNDWQQAFEKAGFKNAIIAKMAPTKAEDSTWSIEDARFSAIVYKPSEVPNASGPHIHDPRSGEILESHINWYHNVMRLLRNWYFIQAAPNDPRARNMQFSDELMGDLIRFVSSHEVGHTLGLRHNFGSSSAYPVEKLRDKEWVKSNGHAASIMDYARFNYVAQPGDGITGADLYPRINFYDKWAIEWGYSLLPDAKDAKAEQAILNKWVISRLKLKKYWFGTETNPDDPRSQNEDLGDNAMKASGYGIKNLQFMMPNLLAWTKVENEGYANLAELYGELAGQFSRYMGHVAKNVGGIYETPKTVEQPGAVYEYVPKSIQKEAVQFLNQQLFTTPKWLINQDLLSRIGMNGITLISSRQTPILERIMSVRTLNKLIAGEAALGAANAYQANQLLSDLKKGIFTEIYTHKPIDVYRRNLQRTYVENLSKLVAPPAPTGSMSFGSSQTDASMSDAAGIGRAQLTALRADLRAAAGSGDTMTRYHIQDMIARITMVLDPK; encoded by the coding sequence ATGCACAAATCTATCCCTCATAAACTGATGATAGCCATGGCAGCCGCAATATGCCTGAGTTCAACAGTTTACAATTCTGCCAATGCACAACGGAAAAAAAATTCCAGCACCCCTCCTGTTACTACCTCCGCTGCGAAAGATTCTACCGGTAAACCTCCCATGATCAAACCAGGACCCAAGCCCGGCGTTAAACCATTTGCTGATGTAATCACCAATAAAGCGAAAGCTGATTCCGGTTTATTCAACATCTACAAACAGGACGATCGCTACTTCTTTGAAATACATGATTCCCTCCTCAGCAGGGATGTACTGGTAGTGAACCGCATCTCCAAATCAGCCGCAGGACTGCGTGTACGGATGATGGGCTTCAGCGGTGATATCATCGGCGAAAATGTAATCCGCTTTGAAAAAGGCCCCAACGATCGCATCTTTCTGAAAAACATCTCTTACGCCGACGTTTCAAAGGACTCCTCACAGCCCATGTTTACCGCTGTGATGAATTCTAATCTCCAACCCATCGTTGCTGCTTTCGATATTAAAGCATTCTCCAAAGACAGCTCCGGTAGCATCATAGACCTTACGGAATACATCAGCGGCGATAATGATATCCTCTTCTTCGACGGCGGATTAAAAATGATGATGAAACTGGGCTCCGTACAACCGGATAAATCCTACATTTCCGATGTAGTATCCTACCCGATGAATACAGAAATTAAAACAGTTAAAACATATACCAAATCAGGACAATCACTGCCCGGTGCACCACCTTCCGGCGGCGGATTCGCCACTGTAGAACTCAACAGCTCCATCGTATTGCTGCCCAAAGTACCCATGGAACCCCGCTACTTCGATCCGCGCGTAGGCTACTTCACCACCGGCGTAACCGACTTTGACGCCGATCCCCAGGGTGTGAAAAAATTGCAGATGATCACCCGCTGGCGCCTCGAACCCAAAGCGGAAGACATGGAAAAATATAAACGCGGCGAACTGGTGGAACCTAAAAAACCTATCGTGTTTTATATCGATCCTGCCACCCCCGAAAAATGGCGGCAGTACCTGATCCTGGGCGTTAACGACTGGCAGCAGGCATTTGAAAAAGCCGGTTTTAAAAATGCCATCATCGCAAAAATGGCGCCTACCAAAGCAGAAGATTCTACCTGGTCTATTGAAGATGCCCGGTTCTCTGCCATCGTATACAAACCATCCGAAGTACCCAATGCCAGCGGTCCTCATATCCATGATCCCCGCTCCGGTGAAATCCTGGAAAGCCATATCAACTGGTACCACAACGTGATGCGTTTACTACGCAACTGGTACTTCATTCAGGCCGCTCCCAACGATCCCCGGGCCCGCAATATGCAATTCAGTGATGAGCTGATGGGCGACCTGATCCGCTTTGTGTCTTCACATGAAGTAGGTCATACCCTCGGTCTGCGCCATAACTTCGGCTCCAGCTCTGCCTATCCGGTTGAAAAACTGCGCGATAAAGAATGGGTGAAGAGCAACGGCCATGCCGCTTCTATCATGGATTATGCCCGCTTCAACTATGTAGCGCAACCAGGTGACGGTATCACCGGCGCCGACCTTTATCCCCGTATTAACTTCTACGATAAATGGGCGATTGAATGGGGCTACAGCTTACTCCCGGATGCTAAAGATGCCAAAGCCGAACAAGCCATCCTGAACAAATGGGTGATAAGCAGACTAAAGCTTAAAAAATACTGGTTCGGAACAGAAACGAATCCGGATGATCCAAGATCACAAAACGAAGACCTGGGCGACAACGCCATGAAAGCCAGTGGCTACGGCATCAAAAACCTGCAGTTTATGATGCCTAACCTCCTCGCATGGACCAAGGTAGAAAATGAAGGTTACGCCAACCTTGCGGAACTGTACGGGGAACTGGCCGGTCAATTCAGCCGCTATATGGGTCATGTGGCGAAAAACGTGGGTGGTATTTATGAAACCCCTAAAACCGTAGAACAGCCGGGTGCTGTTTATGAATACGTTCCGAAAAGCATACAGAAAGAAGCCGTTCAGTTTCTCAACCAGCAACTGTTTACCACACCCAAATGGCTGATAAACCAGGATCTGCTGAGTCGTATCGGGATGAATGGCATCACCCTGATTAGCTCCCGCCAGACACCCATACTGGAAAGGATCATGAGCGTCAGAACCCTCAACAAACTGATTGCCGGGGAAGCCGCACTGGGCGCAGCCAATGCCTACCAGGCCAATCAATTACTGAGTGACCTGAAAAAGGGCATCTTCACAGAAATTTATACACACAAACCCATAGATGTTTATCGCAGAAACCTGCAACGTACTTATGTGGAAAACCTGTCAAAACTGGTTGCCCCTCCGGCGCCCACGGGTTCGATGTCATTCGGTTCCTCGCAAACCGATGCCAGCATGTCAGATGCCGCCGGTATCGGCCGTGCGCAGCTCACTGCATTAAGAGCAGACCTGCGCGCAGCAGCAGGTAGCGGTGATACCATGACCCGCTATCATATCCAGGATATGATAGCACGCATCACGATGGTACTCGATCCGAAGTAA
- a CDS encoding LacI family DNA-binding transcriptional regulator, protein MKERTNKITIYDIAQQLNLSASTVSRALQNNPLINEETRVKVQHAATEMGYVPNWIASSLRKKRSNIIGLIVPRTSMYFQSTAISGIQHEAHKYGFSIVIGQTDETVAMEKELVHTFYSLRVDGLLAVASMFTTNFDHFSPFIKNNIPLVFYDRVPNDFQGYTITGDDFRGGFLATEHLIRQGCKRIAHFSGLLTCNLYQQRLAGYKEALAKYDIPYDEQLVYIHNLTMDAASQAAREVFDKGELPDGMFTANDSSAVAFIQEARKRNVAVPEQIKVVGYSNDLSSRIITPTLTTIEQSGYNMGQKAVETIVQLINQEEGIKVTKNFIFPVELIQRESTTVKKL, encoded by the coding sequence GTGAAAGAGCGTACTAACAAGATAACGATATACGATATTGCTCAACAACTAAACCTGTCTGCGTCCACGGTATCAAGAGCTTTACAGAATAATCCGCTTATCAATGAAGAAACGCGGGTAAAAGTACAGCATGCCGCCACAGAAATGGGCTATGTTCCTAACTGGATTGCCTCCAGCCTGCGCAAGAAACGTTCAAACATCATTGGCCTGATCGTACCCCGCACTTCCATGTACTTTCAGAGTACGGCTATCAGCGGCATTCAGCATGAAGCACATAAGTACGGCTTCAGCATCGTCATTGGCCAGACAGATGAAACCGTAGCCATGGAAAAAGAACTGGTACATACCTTCTACTCCTTGCGTGTAGACGGCCTGCTGGCAGTAGCTTCCATGTTTACCACCAATTTCGATCACTTCAGCCCGTTTATAAAAAACAATATTCCCCTGGTGTTTTATGATCGCGTTCCCAACGATTTCCAGGGTTATACCATCACCGGTGATGATTTCAGGGGCGGATTTCTCGCTACAGAACACCTGATCCGGCAAGGCTGCAAACGTATTGCGCATTTCTCCGGATTATTAACGTGTAACCTTTACCAGCAAAGACTTGCAGGTTACAAGGAAGCATTGGCGAAATACGACATTCCTTACGATGAGCAGCTGGTCTACATCCATAATCTTACCATGGATGCGGCCTCGCAGGCAGCACGGGAAGTATTTGACAAAGGAGAACTTCCGGATGGTATGTTTACCGCCAATGACAGTTCTGCAGTAGCCTTTATCCAGGAAGCCAGGAAAAGGAATGTGGCAGTACCGGAACAAATTAAGGTGGTAGGATATTCAAATGACCTCTCTTCCCGCATCATTACGCCTACCCTGACCACTATTGAGCAATCGGGCTATAATATGGGCCAGAAAGCCGTAGAAACGATCGTACAGCTCATCAACCAGGAAGAAGGGATTAAAGTGACTAAAAACTTCATATTTCCGGTTGAATTGATCCAGCGGGAATCCACCACGGTAAAAAAACTGTAA